Proteins encoded within one genomic window of Methanosarcina barkeri str. Wiesmoor:
- a CDS encoding bifunctional 2-polyprenyl-6-hydroxyphenol methylase/3-demethylubiquinol 3-O-methyltransferase UbiG, producing the protein MDKSDTFNLEDSQANHTKNHFLAWDKEYTHLKWGGPAPVRNIQAHLLPGSRVLDAGSGNGRYLGELARHYNAVGIDISITALKGSRAQLSRSDRFAEHLGASISDLPFKVQTFDGILCYGVLQHLFKEERKSAVEEFSYILRKGGFFFFEAFGYKDMRCGGEASTPFEERTFSRQNGIIYHYFTKEEIRALFKGFDIIELEDVIKEKVFKGKVYRRHLIKGIFRNP; encoded by the coding sequence ATGGATAAATCGGATACTTTTAACCTTGAAGATTCACAGGCAAACCACACGAAAAATCATTTCCTTGCCTGGGACAAAGAATACACCCACCTGAAATGGGGCGGACCTGCCCCTGTCAGGAATATCCAGGCTCATCTTCTGCCAGGATCCAGAGTTCTTGATGCAGGTTCAGGAAATGGTAGATACCTTGGGGAACTTGCAAGGCATTACAATGCAGTAGGGATTGACATTTCTATAACGGCTCTAAAAGGTTCCAGAGCTCAGCTTTCAAGGAGCGACAGGTTTGCCGAACACCTTGGCGCAAGTATCTCGGACCTTCCCTTCAAAGTCCAGACTTTTGACGGAATTCTCTGTTACGGGGTACTTCAGCACCTCTTTAAAGAAGAAAGGAAATCCGCTGTCGAAGAGTTCAGTTATATACTTAGAAAGGGCGGTTTTTTCTTCTTTGAGGCCTTCGGTTATAAAGATATGCGCTGCGGAGGAGAAGCTTCAACCCCTTTTGAGGAGAGGACTTTTTCCCGTCAAAACGGAATAATCTACCACTATTTTACTAAAGAAGAGATCAGAGCACTTTTCAAGGGATTCGACATTATAGAGCTGGAAGATGTAATAAAAGAAAAAGTTTTCAAAGGGAAAGTTTACAGAAGGCATCTGATAAAAGGAATCTTTCGAAATCCTTGA
- the lysS gene encoding lysine--tRNA ligase, producing MADTIHWADVIAEDVLKKSGKHLVATGITPSGNIHIGNMREVVTADAVYRALSNKGANADFIYIADNYDPLRKVYPFLPESYVEHVGKPISEIPCPCGNCANYAEHFLKPFLEALRRLGINPQVYRADEMYKTGKYTEAIKTALVKRDAIAKILEEVSGKTVAADWSPFNPRCNQCGKITTTKVTGFDLEAETVDYVCACGHSGIVPMAGGGKLTWRVDWPARWSVLGVTVEPFGKDHASKGGSYDTGKRIVREIFGHEPPYPIVYEWIMLGKQGAMSSSTGVVISISDMLEIIPPEVLRYLIIRTKPEKHIQFDPGQPLLTLVDEYERLRTQFRENDPSLGTFQKRVYELSRATGICQSEIPFKQMVTIYQVARGDFAQILKIVKRSGFSTEDKKCIKELADNVSKWLKLYAPPFAKFKVKEKVPVQAATLSELQRAFLSAFAALIESRGEISGEEYHMLVYSAKDEGSELNRKIAEKLNTHAPQVDPRELFKAIYFSLLGQKSGPKAGWFLSSFDKEFLVERFEEASNYSPEKQA from the coding sequence ATGGCTGACACAATTCACTGGGCAGACGTCATAGCCGAAGACGTGTTAAAAAAAAGCGGCAAACATCTTGTTGCCACAGGTATCACTCCGTCGGGGAACATCCATATAGGCAACATGAGAGAAGTCGTAACTGCCGATGCTGTTTATAGGGCTCTGAGTAATAAAGGAGCGAATGCTGACTTTATCTATATTGCTGACAATTATGATCCCCTGCGCAAGGTTTACCCATTCCTTCCCGAAAGTTACGTCGAACATGTGGGAAAGCCCATCTCCGAAATTCCCTGCCCCTGTGGAAACTGCGCAAACTATGCCGAGCATTTCTTGAAACCTTTCCTGGAAGCCCTCAGGCGACTTGGCATTAACCCTCAGGTTTACAGGGCAGACGAGATGTATAAGACAGGTAAATACACCGAAGCAATAAAAACCGCCCTTGTTAAAAGAGATGCTATTGCAAAAATCCTGGAAGAAGTATCGGGAAAAACTGTAGCCGCGGATTGGAGCCCTTTCAATCCCAGATGCAATCAATGCGGAAAGATCACAACAACGAAGGTAACGGGTTTTGATCTGGAAGCTGAAACCGTGGACTATGTCTGTGCATGTGGTCACTCCGGAATCGTACCCATGGCAGGAGGAGGAAAACTTACCTGGCGTGTTGACTGGCCTGCCCGCTGGTCAGTTTTAGGGGTGACTGTCGAACCTTTCGGAAAAGACCATGCTTCAAAAGGCGGTTCTTACGATACCGGAAAGAGAATAGTAAGAGAAATTTTCGGGCACGAACCGCCATACCCAATTGTCTATGAGTGGATAATGCTCGGAAAGCAGGGTGCAATGTCTTCTTCTACAGGAGTCGTTATCTCGATTTCGGACATGCTGGAAATCATACCACCCGAGGTTCTTCGCTACCTGATCATCCGCACAAAACCTGAAAAACACATTCAGTTCGACCCTGGACAGCCTCTCCTCACCCTTGTGGACGAATACGAACGACTAAGGACGCAGTTCAGGGAAAATGATCCTTCACTTGGGACTTTTCAGAAAAGAGTGTATGAACTTTCCAGGGCAACCGGGATCTGCCAGTCTGAAATTCCCTTCAAGCAGATGGTGACTATATATCAGGTAGCAAGGGGAGATTTTGCCCAAATACTGAAAATCGTAAAACGTTCAGGTTTTTCAACTGAAGATAAAAAGTGTATAAAAGAACTGGCAGATAACGTATCTAAATGGCTAAAACTCTATGCTCCGCCCTTTGCCAAGTTTAAAGTGAAAGAAAAAGTGCCTGTACAGGCAGCAACCCTATCAGAACTTCAGAGAGCCTTTCTTTCAGCCTTTGCAGCCCTTATTGAATCCAGAGGCGAAATTAGTGGAGAAGAATACCATATGCTGGTCTATTCTGCAAAGGATGAGGGTTCCGAACTGAACAGAAAGATTGCAGAAAAGCTGAACACTCATGCTCCTCAAGTGGATCCCAGGGAGCTTTTCAAGGCTATTTATTTTTCATTACTCGGGCAGAAGTCAGGCCCTAAAGCCGGATGGTTCTTATCTTCGTTTGATAAGGAATTTCTGGTAGAAAGGTTTGAAGAAGCCTCAAACTACAGCCCCGAAAAACAGGCATAA